A part of Bubalus bubalis isolate 160015118507 breed Murrah chromosome 6, NDDB_SH_1, whole genome shotgun sequence genomic DNA contains:
- the MROH7 gene encoding maestro heat-like repeat-containing protein family member 7, producing the protein MALGPGTSLVLCEDANMTPNLNSTEAPSLGSGIISGPSLNTDLVALLNPSLSPGMALVPDLNPTLIPVSEEAPGLESDNTPRPDDSRSTTPGSLQITAAHSGEALALDSNHLSRPNSQGTLSPASNLILNPHSMEAQGMSSGSHAGPNSEEAVNSLSSNLFDLGQSNSNPSRPETNPFLRPYSKDSLVLGHSISRPGSKTLLTPASTPFLDPDSNQLLGMGSGNISKLDLNAASGSPESLMQDTNETITVVSHNISGSVSKRAFGAVWNTSSKGTISVASNGNPKSDLNMTVTQASSLTLVPGSNDDVSLHSSTHGPTSTLSPPSCMTLILGSKETLSLGSSLIFSDTSTLTLSSQQECSEDSSIHTMPLEGTLESWSEMTRVEVDQFPPGLPTGNTTNKDSMAFQSIPQVELRHAGAFDEAASCLMEVPGQRNDRGKMALVGSALSLQKSQSVLDKEEEKKTLMKKMMKQIQEEPLDSLMSSVRQQAMETLTQLSHSQPVLGFQERSELVNTCVKSVFSLPTVQAMQEKEQAKADALQILYCQTLDALKTLLNALFVEDPTPAGLKSILEPLGPWMNSGKAHERARAVKSNVSVLNHALLTLPFLMSSGFPALGLLLGRLIIRIGDPDEEIGREALDGITILYTILELQKRARDKEETNKKELYESNKRFLGPYNPVSPCQNILRVIAEFGDFLGPQQVKDLLLAALEGLKGGSEAREKDLGEMMQLASEVTLSSVLEWYRHRALEVIPEIMHGIYVHLSHIQEPRAREVALLPVSLLASSFMTEVVIALLMCPLPLDSNGAEMWRQLILRKPSCDIRDLLDLLLTSLKEKPVTKKGRASIVPLAAASGLCELLSVNSCMGRVRRIYPQLLLALLIQVHYHIGLSLPCRVASRKDAKKDAQTPGFVPVRWVVKVVKTLLLKMGCSYEANFLEKHGGWELMGQAENHHRGVSLLARAMVHYSCQELCRILYLLIPLLERGDEKHEITATAFFVELLRMEQVRRIPEEYSLGRMAEGLSHRDPIMKVLSIRGLVILAQRTEKAAKVQALLPSMVKGLKSVDGLLVVEAVHNLKTIFKGQDRKLMDNSVYVEILQILLPHFSDSREDVRTSCINLYGKVVQKLRSPRTPAVEEQLISTLVPLLLTMQEGNAKVSQKCVKTLFRCSCFMAWELPKKAYSWKPWDNQQQTVAKICKYLVDTHRDSAFTFLSQSLEYAKSPRASLRKSSVMFIGSLVPCMESSMTEDRMNEVKAALENLRHDPEASVCIYAAQAQDNILASCWRNSWPLPHGDAWVCDPATTHRWSPSCENLPTSHQRRSWIMQVLGSWKTSLKQ; encoded by the exons ATGGCCTTGGGTCCAGGGACTAGTCTGGTCCTCTGTGAAGACGCGAACATGACACCCAATCTCAACTCCACTGAGGCCCCCAGTTTAGGCTCTGGCATCATCTCTGGGCCCAGCCTGAACACAGACCTTGTTGCTCTCTTGAATCCATCCCTGAGTCCTGGCATGGCTCTTGTTCCAGACCTTAATCCAACTCTGATTCCGGTCTCAGAGGAGGCCCCTGGCCTGGAGTCTGATAACACCCCCAGACCCGATGACAGCAGGTCCACGACTCCAGGTTCCCTCCAGATCACTGCTGCCCACTCTGGTGAAGCCCTGGCTTTGGATTCCAATCACCTCTCAAGGCCTAACTCACAGGGGACCCTAAGTCCAGCCTCAAACCTCATTCTGAACCCCCACTCTATGGAGGCCCAGGGTATGAGCTCGGGGAGCCATGCTGGGCCAAATTCGGAGGAGGCTGTCAACTCCCTCTCGAGCAATCTTTTTGATTTGGGTCAGAGCAACTCCAATCCTTCCAGGCCTGAGACAAACCCATTTTTAAGGCCTTATTCCAAAGACTCCCTTGTTTTGGGCCACAGCATCTCCAGGCCAGGCTCAAAAACTCTCCTTACTCCAGCCTCAACCCCTTTTCTGGATCCTGACTCCAATCAGCTGCTCGGCATGGGCTCAGGGAACATATCCAAGCTGGACCTGAACGCGGCTTCAGGTTCTCCTGAGTCCCTTATGCAAGACACGAACGAGACCATCACTGTGGTTTCACATAACATCTCTGGATCTGTTTCAAAAAGAGCCTTTGGTGCAGTCTGGAACACAAGTTCCAAGGGAACCATCAGCGTGGCTTCAAATGGCAACCCCAAGTCTGATTTGAACATGACCGTCACTCAGGCTTCAAGCTTGACCCTGGTTCCTGGTTCCAACGACGACGTCAGCCTGCACTCCAGCACCCATGGACCCACCTCCACCCTTTCACCACCCTCGTGCATGACCCTGATCCTGGGCTCCAAGGAGACTCTGAGCCTGGGTTCCAGCCTCATCTTCAGCGACACCTCCACCCTGACGCTGAGCAGCCAGCAGGAGTGTTCTGAGGACAGCAGTATCCACACCATGCCTCTGGAGGGGACTCTGGAGAGCTGGAGTGAGATGACTCGTGTGGAGGTGGACCAGTTCCCACCGGGGCTCCCCACCGGCAACACCACGAATAAGGACTCCATGGCCTTCCAGAGCATCCCTCAGG tggAACTGCGACATGCAGGAGCCTTCGATGAAGCAGCCTCATGCCTGATGGAGGTGCCAGGGCAGAGAAATGATCGTGGCAAAATGGCTCTG GTCGGGAGTGCCCTCAGCCTCCAGAAGAGCCAGAGTGTGCTGgacaaggaagaagagaagaagacCCTGATGAAGAAGATGATG AAGCAGATCCAGGAGGAGCCGCTGGATTCTCTCATGAGTTCCGTCCGCCAGCAGGCCATGGAGACCCTGACCCAGCTGAG TCATTCCCAGCCTGTCCTGGGTTTCCAGGAACGGTCGGAGCTGGTGAACACGTGCGTGAAGAGTGTGTTCTCCTTGCCTACCGTGCAGGCCATGCAGGAGAAAGAGCAGGCCAAGGCAGATGCCTTACAG ATACTTTACTGTCAGACCTTGGATGCCCTGAAGACACTTCTCAATGCCCTCTTTGTTGAGGACCCTACTCCTGCAGGGCTGAAGAGCATCTTGgag CCTCTGGGGCCCTGGATGAACTCTGGGAAGGCCCACGAGAGAGCACGGGCTGTAAAAAGCAATGTCTCTGTGTTGAACCACGCACTTCTGACCCTGCCTTTCCTT ATGTCCTCGGGATTCCCGGCACTGGGGCTTCTTCTGGGGAGGCTCATCATTCGCATCGGGGATCCTGATGAGGAGATTGGCCGGGAGGCTCTGGACGGCATTACCATCCTCTACACCATCTTGGAGCTTCAAAAAC GAGCCAGAGATAAGGAAGAGACCAATAAGAAGGAGCTGTATGAGAGCAACAAGCGTTTCCTGGGGCCCTACAACCCTGTCAGCCCATGCCAGAATATTCTTCGTGTGATTGCG GAATTCGGAGATTTCCTGGGGCCCCAGCAGGTAAAGGACCTGCTGCTAGCAGCCTTGGAAGGGCTGAAAGGTGGCTCTGAGGCTCGGGAGAAGGACTTGGGGGAGATGATGCAGCTAGCCTCGGAGGTCACGCTCAGCTCGGTGCTGGAATGGTACCGACACAGGGCGCTGGAGGTG ATCCCAGAAATCATGCATGGCATCTATGTGCACCTGAGCCACATCCAGGAGCCGCGGGCCCGCGAGGTGGCTCTGCTGCCCGTCTCTCTCCTGGCCAGCTCCTTCATGACCGAGGTCGTCATCGCCCTGCTCATGTGTCCCCTCCCACTGGACAG CAATGGAGCAGAGATGTGGAGACAGCTGATACTGCGCAAGCCCAGCTGTGACATCCGAGACCTCCTGGACCTGCTCCTGACCAGCCTGAAGGAGAAGCCCGTGACCAAGAAGGGCCGGGCCTCCATCGTGCCCCTGGCG GCAGCCAGCGGCCTGTGTGAGCTCCTGTCTGTCAACAGCTGCATGGGCCGTGTGAGGCGCATCTATCCACAACTGCTCCTGGCCCTGCTCATTCAGGTCCATTACCACATCGGCCTCAGCCTGCCCTGCCGCGTGGCTTCCCGCAAGGATGCCAAGAAAGATGCCCAGACCCCTGGCTTCGTCCCTGTACG CTGGGTGGTCAAAGTGGTGAAAACCCTGCTGCTGAAGATGGGCTGCTCATACGAGGCCAACTTTCTGGAGAAGCACGGCGGCTGGGAGCTTATGGGGCAGGCAGAGAACCACCACCGCGGAGTGTCCCTGCTGGCCAG GGCCATGGTGCACTACTCCTGCCAGGAGCTGTGCCGCATCCTCTACCTGCTCATCCCGCTCCTGGAGCGAGGCGACGAGAAGCACGAGATCACCGCCACCGCCTTCTTCGTGGAG CTCCTCCGGATGGAGCAGGTACGGCGGATCCCTGAGGAGTACTCTCTGGGGCGGATGGCAGAAGGCCTGAGCCACCGGGACCCCATCATGAAGGTGCTGTCCATCCGAGGCCTGGTCATCCTGGCTCAAAGGACTGAAAAG GCTGCCAAGGTGCAGGCCCTCCTGCCCTCCATGGTGAAGGGTCTGAAGAGTGTGGATGGGCTGCTGGTGGTAGAGGCGGTCCACAACCTCAAGACCATTTTTAAGGGGCAGGATCGGAAGCTGATGGACAACTCAGTCTATGTGGAGATACTGCAGATTCTGCTGCCACACTTCAGTGAT TCACGAGAGGACGTGCGCACCTCCTGCATCAACTTGTACGGCAAGGTAGTTCAGAAGCTGCGGTCGCCCCGCACCCCAGCTGTGGAGGAGCAGCTGATCAGCACCTTGGTGCCCCTGCTGCTGACCATGCAAGAGGGCAACGCCAAGGTGAGCCAG AAATGTGTGAAGACCCTGTTCCGCTGTTCTTGCTTCATGGCTTGGGAATTGCCAAAAAAAGCTTACAGCTGGAAGCCCTGGGACAACCAGCAGCAGACGGTGGCCAAAATTTGCAAGTACCTT GTGGACACCCATCGAGACAGCGCCTTCACGTTCCTCAGTCAGAGCTTGGAGTATGCCAAGAGTCCTCGGGCCTCCCTCCGGAAGTCCTCAGTCATGTTCATAG GGTCCCTGGTCCCCTGTATGGAGAGCAGCATGACAGAAGATCGTATGAATGAAGTTAAAGCTG CTCTGGAAAACTTGAGACACGACCCAGAAGCATCGGTGTGCATCTATGCTGCCCAGGCCCAGGACAACATCCTGGCCAGCTGCTGGCGAAACTCCTGGCCACTGCCACACGGGGACGCATGGGTGTGTGACCCGGCCACCACGCACCGCTGGAGCCCTAGCTGTGAGAACTTGCCCACTTCCCACCAGCGGCGCTCCTGGATCATGCAGGTGCTGGGCTCCTGGAAGACATCTTTGAAGCAGTGA